In Archocentrus centrarchus isolate MPI-CPG fArcCen1 chromosome 1, fArcCen1, whole genome shotgun sequence, the following proteins share a genomic window:
- the LOC115782573 gene encoding zinc finger protein 658B-like isoform X1 has translation MFEDPELPDPLSLSLNENYSDQSSPHQEPKKAPASPDYNCEIPEIRVIIKEEEEGWTVSENNESLSSEREKEDTSADTCLPHQKACGTESSVSCGVKKHQRGCSAEKCFEKPDPATENLQRHMLMSADEKPQISCMHGKVPGNATVHQCNNTGEKPFSCPGWDMTPSHKRNVKSHQRTEAGEECCAQYQRASLHMEEELQQTKTSAACQTNSPERKHPKSRGLKVASENLNDRTLRLTVRLHAGEEEEEDEEAQDEEIGGLINSDGEVVEWDSAGSPDRGSDCTAGPQPNKSQLRGQSQRDSSSPTLIMEVVSVGEDEEREEAEEKTTGAKINAVSPSHYAEKRPKRKKKVPVVYMENSDTEQEVPANAAKRRGRRKISRTPPFPAEDLEADAGVSQRTRRKRNIHAVAEPEELNSKTARRAAAKRPYRRRKDTKTSAEAEGENIGLSPGKKRPGRKMICVPIEIPPELLKKPKEKIEYHCSVCGKEFPHAYKLERHELIHTGEKPYCCSICGRGFNQKGNLKTHYKVHLGRKGAVDFDDEVNPTASELSEYLKSLPGESRIRSSLRCLECGKDCESHSALQAHHITSHTETAAESGAVKLSAPPLLFCRRCGIQFSEREKLDEHMKTHIKEKPYSCPDCGKRFINESYIQIHQRIHTGEKPFLCSQCGKGFHTASSLKLHEMQHSGERPFACSICGKTFRINSYLTAHYQTHIKDRPFICSVCGKGYSRAEELKVHHRLHTGERPYECGDCGKSFIYRQGLRQHQRTHAGRRIGPTRQLGRPKQQARLDI, from the exons ATGTTTGAG GACCCCGAACTTCCAGATCCGTTATCACTGAGTCTAAATGAAAACTACAGTGACCAGTCTTCACCACATCAGGAGCCAAAAAAAGCACCAGCAAGCCCCGACTACAACTGTGAGATTCCAGAGATCCGAGTAATCatcaaagaggaagaggaaggctgGACTGTGAGTGAGAATA ATGAGAGCCTCAGCTCAGAGAGGGAAAAAGAGGACACTTCTGCAGACACCTGTCTTCCCCACCAGAAAGCGTGTGGGACGGAGAGCTCTGTTTCGTGTGGAGTAAAGAAACACCAGAGAGGCTGTTCAGCGGAGAAATGCTTTGAGAAGCCTGACCCTGCCACAGAGAACCTGCAGAGACACATGCTCATGAGCGCCGATGAGAAACCTCAGATTTCCTGTATGCATGGCAAGGTGCCCGGAAATGCGACTGTGCATCAGTGCAAtaacacaggagagaaacccttCTCCTGCCCAGGATGGGACATGACCCCCAGTCACAAAAGGAATGTGAAATCCCATCAGAGAACAGAGGCAGGCGAGGAGTGTTGTGCCCAATACCAGAGAGCATCTTTACACATGGAAGAAGAGCTACAAcagaccaaaacatcagcagctTGCCAAACT aattCTCCTGAACGTAAGCACCCGAAGTCACGCGGACTCAAGGTGGCATCTGAAAACTTAAACGACCGAACACTTCGTTTGACTGTAAGACTGCATgcgggggaggaggaggaggaagacgagGAGGCACAAGATGAAGAAATTGGAGGCTTAATTAACTCTGATGGAGAAGTGGTTGAATGGGATTCAG CAGGCAGCCCTGACAGAGGCTCTGATTGCACAGCAGGTCCTCAGCCTAACAAG TCTCAGCTGCGAGGTCAAAGCCAGAGAGACAGCAGCAGTCCAACGCTCATCATGGAAGTTGTTTCTGTGGGGGAAGATGAAGAAAGGgaggaagcagaggaaaaaacaacagGAGCAAAGATTAATGCCGTCTCCCCCTCACATTATG CAGAAAAGagaccaaaaagaaagaaaaaggttcCGGTAGTGTATATGGAGAACTCGGACACAGAACAAGAGGTTCCTGCAAATGCTG caaaaagaagagGCAGAAGAAAGATTTCCCGGACTCCACCGTTTCCTGCTGAAGACTTAGAGGCAGATGCAGGAG taTCACAGCGTACCCGAAGAAAGAGAAATATCCATGCAGTAGCAGAACCAGAAGAATTAAACTCAAAAACTGCCCGCCGTGCTGCTG CAAAGCGGCCGTATAGAAGAAGGAAAGATACCAAAACATCTGCTGAAGCAGAAGGAGAGAACATCGGTCTTTCACCTG GCAAGAAGCGCCCTGGCAGAAAGATGATCTGTGTGCCAATAGAAATACCTCCTGAGCTCCTAAAGAAACCCAAAGAAAAAATAGAATACCACTGTTCAGTGTGTGGCAAAGAATTTCCACATGCCTACAAATTAGAGAGGCATGAGCTgatccacacaggagagaaaccatactgCTGCTCCATCTGTGGTCGTGGTTTTAACCAGAAGGGAAATCTCAAAACACACTACAAAGTTCACCTAG GTCGTAAGGGTGCTGTGGATTTTGATGATGAGGTGAATCCCACAGCGTCAGAGCTCTCTGAATATTTAAAGTCCCTGCCTGGTGAGTCCAGGATTCGATCATCCCTCCGTTGCCTGGAATGTGGAAAAGACTGCGAGAGTCATTCAGCTTTACAAGCACACCACATTACTTCACACACTGAGACTGCAGCTGAATCAGGTGCCGTTAAGCTCAGTGCACCGCCACTTCTGTTTTGCCGCCGCTGTGGTATTCAGTTCAGTGAAAGAGAAAAGCTGGACGAACACATGAAAACCCATATCAAGGAGAAGCCGTACTCctgtcctgactgtggcaagaGGTTCATTAATGAGAGTTACATACAAATCCACCAGCGCATCCATACCGGAGAGAAACCGTTTCTCTGCTCCCAGTGCGGCAAAGGTTTCCACACTGCTTCCTCCCTCAAACTGCATGAAATGCAGCACTCTGGGGAGAGACCGTTTGCATGTTCCATCTGTGGGAAGACATTTCGGATTAACTCTTACCTAACAGCACATTACCAGACCCACATTAAAGATAGACCATTCATTTGTAGCGTTTGTGGGAAAGGCTATTCCAGAGCAGAGGAACTAAAggtacaccacagacttcataCTGGAGAGAGACCCTATGAGTGCGGTGATTGTGGGAAGAGTTTCATTTATCGCCAGGGCCTTCGGCAGCATCAGCGCACGCATGCTGGAAGACGCATTGGGCCAACCAGACAGCTTGGTAGACCAAAACAACAGGCCAGGCTTGACATCTAA
- the LOC115782573 gene encoding zinc finger protein 658B-like isoform X3: MLMSADEKPQISCMHGKVPGNATVHQCNNTGEKPFSCPGWDMTPSHKRNVKSHQRTEAGEECCAQYQRASLHMEEELQQTKTSAACQTNSPERKHPKSRGLKVASENLNDRTLRLTVRLHAGEEEEEDEEAQDEEIGGLINSDGEVVEWDSAGSPDRGSDCTAGPQPNKSQLRGQSQRDSSSPTLIMEVVSVGEDEEREEAEEKTTGAKINAVSPSHYAEKRPKRKKKVPVVYMENSDTEQEVPANAAKRRGRRKISRTPPFPAEDLEADAGVSQRTRRKRNIHAVAEPEELNSKTARRAAAKRPYRRRKDTKTSAEAEGENIGLSPGKKRPGRKMICVPIEIPPELLKKPKEKIEYHCSVCGKEFPHAYKLERHELIHTGEKPYCCSICGRGFNQKGNLKTHYKVHLGRKGAVDFDDEVNPTASELSEYLKSLPGESRIRSSLRCLECGKDCESHSALQAHHITSHTETAAESGAVKLSAPPLLFCRRCGIQFSEREKLDEHMKTHIKEKPYSCPDCGKRFINESYIQIHQRIHTGEKPFLCSQCGKGFHTASSLKLHEMQHSGERPFACSICGKTFRINSYLTAHYQTHIKDRPFICSVCGKGYSRAEELKVHHRLHTGERPYECGDCGKSFIYRQGLRQHQRTHAGRRIGPTRQLGRPKQQARLDI, from the exons ATGCTCATGAGCGCCGATGAGAAACCTCAGATTTCCTGTATGCATGGCAAGGTGCCCGGAAATGCGACTGTGCATCAGTGCAAtaacacaggagagaaacccttCTCCTGCCCAGGATGGGACATGACCCCCAGTCACAAAAGGAATGTGAAATCCCATCAGAGAACAGAGGCAGGCGAGGAGTGTTGTGCCCAATACCAGAGAGCATCTTTACACATGGAAGAAGAGCTACAAcagaccaaaacatcagcagctTGCCAAACT aattCTCCTGAACGTAAGCACCCGAAGTCACGCGGACTCAAGGTGGCATCTGAAAACTTAAACGACCGAACACTTCGTTTGACTGTAAGACTGCATgcgggggaggaggaggaggaagacgagGAGGCACAAGATGAAGAAATTGGAGGCTTAATTAACTCTGATGGAGAAGTGGTTGAATGGGATTCAG CAGGCAGCCCTGACAGAGGCTCTGATTGCACAGCAGGTCCTCAGCCTAACAAG TCTCAGCTGCGAGGTCAAAGCCAGAGAGACAGCAGCAGTCCAACGCTCATCATGGAAGTTGTTTCTGTGGGGGAAGATGAAGAAAGGgaggaagcagaggaaaaaacaacagGAGCAAAGATTAATGCCGTCTCCCCCTCACATTATG CAGAAAAGagaccaaaaagaaagaaaaaggttcCGGTAGTGTATATGGAGAACTCGGACACAGAACAAGAGGTTCCTGCAAATGCTG caaaaagaagagGCAGAAGAAAGATTTCCCGGACTCCACCGTTTCCTGCTGAAGACTTAGAGGCAGATGCAGGAG taTCACAGCGTACCCGAAGAAAGAGAAATATCCATGCAGTAGCAGAACCAGAAGAATTAAACTCAAAAACTGCCCGCCGTGCTGCTG CAAAGCGGCCGTATAGAAGAAGGAAAGATACCAAAACATCTGCTGAAGCAGAAGGAGAGAACATCGGTCTTTCACCTG GCAAGAAGCGCCCTGGCAGAAAGATGATCTGTGTGCCAATAGAAATACCTCCTGAGCTCCTAAAGAAACCCAAAGAAAAAATAGAATACCACTGTTCAGTGTGTGGCAAAGAATTTCCACATGCCTACAAATTAGAGAGGCATGAGCTgatccacacaggagagaaaccatactgCTGCTCCATCTGTGGTCGTGGTTTTAACCAGAAGGGAAATCTCAAAACACACTACAAAGTTCACCTAG GTCGTAAGGGTGCTGTGGATTTTGATGATGAGGTGAATCCCACAGCGTCAGAGCTCTCTGAATATTTAAAGTCCCTGCCTGGTGAGTCCAGGATTCGATCATCCCTCCGTTGCCTGGAATGTGGAAAAGACTGCGAGAGTCATTCAGCTTTACAAGCACACCACATTACTTCACACACTGAGACTGCAGCTGAATCAGGTGCCGTTAAGCTCAGTGCACCGCCACTTCTGTTTTGCCGCCGCTGTGGTATTCAGTTCAGTGAAAGAGAAAAGCTGGACGAACACATGAAAACCCATATCAAGGAGAAGCCGTACTCctgtcctgactgtggcaagaGGTTCATTAATGAGAGTTACATACAAATCCACCAGCGCATCCATACCGGAGAGAAACCGTTTCTCTGCTCCCAGTGCGGCAAAGGTTTCCACACTGCTTCCTCCCTCAAACTGCATGAAATGCAGCACTCTGGGGAGAGACCGTTTGCATGTTCCATCTGTGGGAAGACATTTCGGATTAACTCTTACCTAACAGCACATTACCAGACCCACATTAAAGATAGACCATTCATTTGTAGCGTTTGTGGGAAAGGCTATTCCAGAGCAGAGGAACTAAAggtacaccacagacttcataCTGGAGAGAGACCCTATGAGTGCGGTGATTGTGGGAAGAGTTTCATTTATCGCCAGGGCCTTCGGCAGCATCAGCGCACGCATGCTGGAAGACGCATTGGGCCAACCAGACAGCTTGGTAGACCAAAACAACAGGCCAGGCTTGACATCTAA
- the LOC115782573 gene encoding zinc finger protein 658B-like isoform X2 produces the protein MFEDPELPDPLSLSLNENYSDQSSPHQEPKKAPASPDYNCEIPEIRVIIKEEEEGWTVSENNESLSSEREKEDTSADTCLPHQKACGTESSVSCGVKKHQRGCSAEKCFEKPDPATENLQRHMLMSADEKPQISCMHGKVPGNATVHQCNNTGEKPFSCPGWDMTPSHKRNVKSHQRTEAGEECCAQYQRASLHMEEELQQTKTSAACQTNSPERKHPKSRGLKVASENLNDRTLRLTVRLHAGEEEEEDEEAQDEEIGGLINSDGEVVEWDSAGSPDRGSDCTAGPQPNKSQLRGQSQRDSSSPTLIMEVVSVGEDEEREEAEEKTTGAKINAVSPSHYEKRPKRKKKVPVVYMENSDTEQEVPANAAKRRGRRKISRTPPFPAEDLEADAGVSQRTRRKRNIHAVAEPEELNSKTARRAAAKRPYRRRKDTKTSAEAEGENIGLSPGKKRPGRKMICVPIEIPPELLKKPKEKIEYHCSVCGKEFPHAYKLERHELIHTGEKPYCCSICGRGFNQKGNLKTHYKVHLGRKGAVDFDDEVNPTASELSEYLKSLPGESRIRSSLRCLECGKDCESHSALQAHHITSHTETAAESGAVKLSAPPLLFCRRCGIQFSEREKLDEHMKTHIKEKPYSCPDCGKRFINESYIQIHQRIHTGEKPFLCSQCGKGFHTASSLKLHEMQHSGERPFACSICGKTFRINSYLTAHYQTHIKDRPFICSVCGKGYSRAEELKVHHRLHTGERPYECGDCGKSFIYRQGLRQHQRTHAGRRIGPTRQLGRPKQQARLDI, from the exons ATGTTTGAG GACCCCGAACTTCCAGATCCGTTATCACTGAGTCTAAATGAAAACTACAGTGACCAGTCTTCACCACATCAGGAGCCAAAAAAAGCACCAGCAAGCCCCGACTACAACTGTGAGATTCCAGAGATCCGAGTAATCatcaaagaggaagaggaaggctgGACTGTGAGTGAGAATA ATGAGAGCCTCAGCTCAGAGAGGGAAAAAGAGGACACTTCTGCAGACACCTGTCTTCCCCACCAGAAAGCGTGTGGGACGGAGAGCTCTGTTTCGTGTGGAGTAAAGAAACACCAGAGAGGCTGTTCAGCGGAGAAATGCTTTGAGAAGCCTGACCCTGCCACAGAGAACCTGCAGAGACACATGCTCATGAGCGCCGATGAGAAACCTCAGATTTCCTGTATGCATGGCAAGGTGCCCGGAAATGCGACTGTGCATCAGTGCAAtaacacaggagagaaacccttCTCCTGCCCAGGATGGGACATGACCCCCAGTCACAAAAGGAATGTGAAATCCCATCAGAGAACAGAGGCAGGCGAGGAGTGTTGTGCCCAATACCAGAGAGCATCTTTACACATGGAAGAAGAGCTACAAcagaccaaaacatcagcagctTGCCAAACT aattCTCCTGAACGTAAGCACCCGAAGTCACGCGGACTCAAGGTGGCATCTGAAAACTTAAACGACCGAACACTTCGTTTGACTGTAAGACTGCATgcgggggaggaggaggaggaagacgagGAGGCACAAGATGAAGAAATTGGAGGCTTAATTAACTCTGATGGAGAAGTGGTTGAATGGGATTCAG CAGGCAGCCCTGACAGAGGCTCTGATTGCACAGCAGGTCCTCAGCCTAACAAG TCTCAGCTGCGAGGTCAAAGCCAGAGAGACAGCAGCAGTCCAACGCTCATCATGGAAGTTGTTTCTGTGGGGGAAGATGAAGAAAGGgaggaagcagaggaaaaaacaacagGAGCAAAGATTAATGCCGTCTCCCCCTCACATTATG AAAAGagaccaaaaagaaagaaaaaggttcCGGTAGTGTATATGGAGAACTCGGACACAGAACAAGAGGTTCCTGCAAATGCTG caaaaagaagagGCAGAAGAAAGATTTCCCGGACTCCACCGTTTCCTGCTGAAGACTTAGAGGCAGATGCAGGAG taTCACAGCGTACCCGAAGAAAGAGAAATATCCATGCAGTAGCAGAACCAGAAGAATTAAACTCAAAAACTGCCCGCCGTGCTGCTG CAAAGCGGCCGTATAGAAGAAGGAAAGATACCAAAACATCTGCTGAAGCAGAAGGAGAGAACATCGGTCTTTCACCTG GCAAGAAGCGCCCTGGCAGAAAGATGATCTGTGTGCCAATAGAAATACCTCCTGAGCTCCTAAAGAAACCCAAAGAAAAAATAGAATACCACTGTTCAGTGTGTGGCAAAGAATTTCCACATGCCTACAAATTAGAGAGGCATGAGCTgatccacacaggagagaaaccatactgCTGCTCCATCTGTGGTCGTGGTTTTAACCAGAAGGGAAATCTCAAAACACACTACAAAGTTCACCTAG GTCGTAAGGGTGCTGTGGATTTTGATGATGAGGTGAATCCCACAGCGTCAGAGCTCTCTGAATATTTAAAGTCCCTGCCTGGTGAGTCCAGGATTCGATCATCCCTCCGTTGCCTGGAATGTGGAAAAGACTGCGAGAGTCATTCAGCTTTACAAGCACACCACATTACTTCACACACTGAGACTGCAGCTGAATCAGGTGCCGTTAAGCTCAGTGCACCGCCACTTCTGTTTTGCCGCCGCTGTGGTATTCAGTTCAGTGAAAGAGAAAAGCTGGACGAACACATGAAAACCCATATCAAGGAGAAGCCGTACTCctgtcctgactgtggcaagaGGTTCATTAATGAGAGTTACATACAAATCCACCAGCGCATCCATACCGGAGAGAAACCGTTTCTCTGCTCCCAGTGCGGCAAAGGTTTCCACACTGCTTCCTCCCTCAAACTGCATGAAATGCAGCACTCTGGGGAGAGACCGTTTGCATGTTCCATCTGTGGGAAGACATTTCGGATTAACTCTTACCTAACAGCACATTACCAGACCCACATTAAAGATAGACCATTCATTTGTAGCGTTTGTGGGAAAGGCTATTCCAGAGCAGAGGAACTAAAggtacaccacagacttcataCTGGAGAGAGACCCTATGAGTGCGGTGATTGTGGGAAGAGTTTCATTTATCGCCAGGGCCTTCGGCAGCATCAGCGCACGCATGCTGGAAGACGCATTGGGCCAACCAGACAGCTTGGTAGACCAAAACAACAGGCCAGGCTTGACATCTAA